The genomic stretch CTGTGGAGGTTGCCCACCCACTATAATAGGGTCAGCATAGACAGGTTTTGGTTCTCTTTCCAGAGGATCGCGTCCTTCCCGCAATTGCTTGATTTGACGTTCCTCTTCTTGTTCTAATTTCTTGACAAAATTAGCTGAGGCGTGGGTTGCCACTTGTTGCGCCATTGCATTTTGGTCGTTTTTCGCCCAGCGCAACATCGCCCTCTCGACGGAAGTAGAGGGTCGTGTTGAGTTAAGCCAAACTGGGTACTGCTTCTTATCAACTTCAATATACTTATCACCATTTCGCAGCTTGGCACGTTGATCTAAATATATTTCAGTAAGTATGTCAGCGACTTCCTGACGTTCTTTTTGTGTAATTTCACTGATTAAATCCTGTAACTGCGGCTCAACCTGCTCAAATGCTCGGTAAGCTTGGAGACCAATTGCAAATAGAGCAACTTCCCGAACACGGGGATGTAGTTCTTCTGAAAGAATATTTTGCAAATGTTCAACTGCTTGCTGCACTGTAAGAGGTCCAACACGTTGATCGCATTTAATTTTGCCATAGGTTAGCGCTACAGTCGCCAGCAACGCCTCACGAGGTGTCACTTTGGCTAGGACTCTTTCCGGTCGTGTCCTCTTACACTCGCTATTCCACAAATTGAGTGTTTCTAAAACATCGTTTGGTCTAAACCGATAAGCAAGTGCTAAACTGTCAGCAACTGCTAGAACTGAATCATCAATGACACGCAGCATACCTCGCAATATGCTACGTAACTTAACTAAATGCTGTGGTACAACTCTCGGTAAAGTATGGGTGAAAACACGATTTCTGACGAGTTGATTCAGTTCACTTACTAATTGTTTTAGTAAATCACAAAGTTTGGGTGATAATTCATCCGGTGGATCATACAAAGCAGCGTAACTAACTGTGAGAGCAATTGTGGCTCGAATGTAGTCCAGTGGTTTCTCGCTTTTTTCTTGATCTTGCTTCTTCAAAATTGCATCAACTAAACTGTTAATTCGGGCTTCGTGTTGCCAGCGTTGAAGCGTCTCGAAAAGTTGTTGATCGATTTGGGAGTATTTGTTTTCATCAACAACTAACTCTTTTTTTTCATCATCGCGCCACGATGCCATAGCTTGTGCAGCAACAGTTTGAACTGTAATGTTCTCGTCTGCTGCTATGTTGAGCAAAGCATCTTCAACAGCATCACTAGCAATTAGACCAATATCACTAATCGTCTCACTGATAACTCTACGTATCTGGTCACACCGTACTGAAGAACCATATAACTCCCGCTCAAAATGCCTCACTGAGTTCTTTACAAGATTTACGAGTATGGGCAATGCAGCAAGAATCTGCCTGCGATGACTTCCCCATGCTACCTTGAACAATATCTGACGTTGTTTGGGAAAGCGAACCTCAACGATAGTTCTTTGAGTAGTTGTCTCAGTGAAATTGAAGAAGCTCCGAAGATTGTCTAAATCACAGTAGTCAAGAGCACGCAAAGAAGTATCCCGTCGTTGCCAAACGCTCTCAACTACTTCTTCTAAGGCAGCAAAAAATTGATCGTCAAAAAGACCGTCAAAAAAACTCAATCCTATTGCAAGTAGTTGTTCACGAGGATTTAACTGATGATAATACCAATTATGAATAGACTCCTTTGGAAGTTTATTTATTAAATTTTCAGAGTCAGCAACATCCTCAACCTCTAATTCTTGCCAAAATGATCTCGCACTTTCAGGTAGCCTCCAAGCAGCAAAGGGAGTATCTGTCGTGACTATGACATAGTGCGGACTTTCAGCGGCATTGCTTTGAACTCGTGACAAGTTGTAACCAACGATATTTTGAGGTGAAAGCTGAGTTAGGACAAAAACTACTGTAGTTGTTTGTGTCTCTCTAAGTTCTACCTCAATGCTTTGTGGATCGGAACTGCGATACCACTCTTTGACCTTTAATTGTTGACTAGGAGTGGTTGATTTAAGACACCATGCTAGATGCTTCGCTAATGCTGCCTTGTCAACATCAGGGCTGCCACCTAAAACTAACAGTCGTTGCTGATTAATGATTTCTATGAGGCTAGAGGTGATTTGTGGACTTATAAATTTTGGAGGTTGGTATTGCTCAAGATTTGGTTCAAAAAAATCAAGCTTTTGCTGTTGATAAACATTTTGGGTAGTGTTTCCAACGTTAAAAGTGCTAGAGTCACCACCAGTGAACTTAACATTCTCGAAAATTGACCCTTGCTGTTTATTTGTAGGGTTAGAGGAGCTATTCATGCTTAGTTCTTGGTAATGAAGGTTTTTTAACAACTATTAATATTGGATGTAAGTAGGAAGGCACAAAAAACAGAACTATGTAACAAAAAGTAAATTTAGTTAAAACCCTCTTCCCTTCTGCCTTCTGCCTTGACTCAACGATAAATATTTATGCCCACCTACTTAAGTGACTTCCTAGTTGTTCTGAGTAGTATTCCCAACGTTAAAAGTGCTAGAGTCACCACTAGTAAATTGAACATCTTTGAAAGAAGCACCTGTTTGAATATTTCCGCCAGAAGGAGGTAATACTTTTGCTTCTTCAAGCTGTTTTACCAACTCTGCCAATCTCTGTGCAAAAATTTCATCCTCACTCATCTGTGTTACGAGTTCGGCTTCTAATATGGCTACAGTGGGTTCTGTTGGCTGCTTTTCTACCCGTGTAAGTAGACCTTCTGTGCCCGATGCTTTAAATTTCTCACGAATCACTGTGAGGAGTTGAGTGATTTTCTCGGAGACACCTTTTCCAAGAGACTTTCCTCCCTCCTTAAAAGCCTCACTGAGGATCAGAGTTGCGATCGCGCTAGCTACTGTTACTATAGGTTCCATAGAAAGGTTTCGTACTCCTTTAAGACTTTTTCGTAAGTTTTTTTACCTTCAGTATCAATACAAATTACGTGAAATTATGAACGCAAGCTGACCGTGCATTTACGATCCTTAGAGGTTTCGGACTTTGCCTTCGGCAGCATCGGTTTAATGATTTGCCACTGTTCGTCGCTGAGGTCTATGAATAACCCTTTCAAGCCATCAATTGCTCTTGTTATTTATACACCTCTATGTCATACTTCTCACATGGATAACACTTTTCTTGATTTCTTAATATTGTTTTTATAGATACCCTCTTAGATAAAATTACAGAATTGACTCACACAAGTCTATTGAGATAAGTAACTCGGCATTAAAAAATCAATCTATGTAACAAAATGTAAAATTAGTAACTAGCCTAGAAATAGGTCATTGTACAGTTTTTACAAAACTCAACATACATGGGTTTTATTGTGCCGACTTACTTAGCCCGAACTGGGTAATATGCCAAACTACCGAAGCTCCTAATTTGCTTTGTATGTTTGGCTTTCAAATTAAAAGTTAAGTTTGGATGTTACCCGCGTTGCTTCAAAGCTTGTATATCAAAAAAACTGAATTTTGTCAATATATAAATTTTGCTTGTTTTAAACTCTGCCTAGTATGGTGTTAATCTATAGAAATTTGGATTTCTCATGAGTGGTCATCCCAGTCCAACCCGAAAAATCTTGCTTCTGTCAGCAAATCCCTCTGGCATCAGCCAGTTGCGTCTGGATGAGGAGATGCGCGAAATTCAGGAGGGGTTGAGACGGGCACATATGCGCGATCGCTTTTCAATAGATAGGGCAGAAGCAGTACGCTACAGGGATATACACAGAGCTATTTTGGAATACGAACCGCACATCATTCATTTTTCAGGACACGGATCGCCAGAAGACGGCTTATTATTTGAATCGGAGGCAGGTCAACAGAAGTTAGTTGATGCAGAGGCATTGGCGGGATTGTTTCAACTGTTTGCTGACCAAGTGGACTGTGTTGTCCTCAATGCTTGCTACTCCAAGTACCAAGCTACTGAGATAGCCCAACATATTAATTATGTGGTTGGCATGAGTCAGGACATAGGAGATAAAGCAGCCATTGAATTTGCTGTTGGTTTTTATGATGCACTTGGAGCAGATAAAGATTACGAGTTTGCTTATAAACTAGGGTGTCAACTTATTCGTATGGCAGGGATACCAGAACATTTAACACCTCAACTTTTACAGAGGAAACATTCCCCACCAGAAGAACCGCCACGCTCTGGTTATCCAATAAACACTTCTTCCGCGTTGGAGTTAGAGTATCCAAATGGTCATGTGCCGCTTTCTTCGCCCTTTTATATAGAGCATGATGGGATCGAGTCTGTTTGTTATGAAACACTGGTTAAGCCTGGTTCCCTAATTCGGATTAAAGCACCAAAACTGATGGGTAAAACTTCTTTGCTAACCAGGATTCTCGCTCATGGATCTCTTCAGAATTATCAAGCAGTTTACTTGGATTTTGGTGGTATAGATAAATCCGTACTCATCAATCTCGACAGATTTCTACGTTGGCTTTGTGGAAGGGTTGGTGATGAACTTAACCTTAACAATCGAGTGGACGATGCTTGGAATATCAAAATTCTAGGTAGCAATGACAACTGTACAGCTTACTTCAAAAAGCATATCTTAGCTCAAATCGATTCTCCTTTGGTTTTAGGTTTGGATGAAGTAGATCGGTTATTTCCTTATAGCGAAGTGGTTGAAGATTTTTTCGGGATGCTACGCTCTTGGCATGAAAAGGGGAAGATTTCTGATGCTTGGAAACAACTGCGGTTAGTGTTAGCGCATTCCACGGAAGCCTACATTCCCTTGGATATCCATCAATCTCCCTTTAATGCTGGAGTACCTGTTGAGCTAGAAGAGTTTAATCAGCAGCAAGTACAAGATTTGGCGTATTTGCATGGCATGAAGGGAAACAATGCTCTAATAGAAGAACTCAGGTCAATGGTAGGAGGGCACCCATATCTAGTGCGGTTAGCGTTGTATCATATTGCTGCTGGGAAAGTTACCTTAGAACATTTGTTACAATCGGCGACAACAGAAGCAGGAATTTACGCTAATCACTTGCGATCGCTACTGGACATCTTGCAACCAATACCAGAACTAGCCCAAGCAATGAAAAAAGTTGTGAATTCGACTGTTCCGGTAGAATTAGATTCAATCCAGATTTACAAGTTGCACAGTCTTGGACTGGTGCATCAGCAGAGCAATTATGTTATGCCCCGATGCCAACTGTACCGTGAGTATTTCCGCCGTGTCTTGTAAGGAGTAACAATATGGCAGCACGTATTTCCAACTTCTATCAGGTTGGAGCAAGTCTCCCAGTTGATGCTCCCAGCTATGTCAAGCGACTTGCAGACGAAGAGTTTTACCAAAAATTGAAGGCGGGTAAGTTTTGTTATGTGCTCAACTCTCGGCAGATGGGTAAGTCCAGCTTGCGAGTGCAGACAATGCAGAGGTTGCAAGCTTCTGGGACAGTTTGTGCTGCAATCGACCTAACGGGTATTGGCAAACATAAGGTCACACTAGCCCAATGGTATGGAGGGATTGTTTACGCACTGGTAGAAAGCTGCCAGTTAGAAGACAAATTTGATTTCGATTGGCAGACATGGTGGCAAAAGCACCAGGAAGTCTTCGATCCAGTGATGTGTTTAAGATTGTTTATTGAAAAAGTATTACTAGTAAAGATCGAGCAACAGATAGTCATCTTCGTTGATGAAATTGACAGAGTACTGAGCCAAGATTTTTCTTTGGATGATTTTTTTGCGCTCATTAGGTTTTTTCAGAATCAACGTGTTGATAATCCAGCTTTTGAGCGGCTCACATTTGCTTTGTTGGGAGTAGCGACTCCAAGCGATTTGATTACTGATAAAACCCAAACCCCCTTTAACATTGGTGAAGCAATTGAACTGCATGGTTTTCAGATTGATGAAGTCGAGCCGCTCATCAAGGGATTGCGCTTAAGATTTAGAGATCCCCAAGCAGTGATGAAGGAAATTTTGGACTGGACGGGAGGACAACCCTTTCTGACACAAAAGCTGTGTCAGTTTATGGTAGAGGAGTCCGAGAAAGAAAATCCGCGTACAGTTGAGGAGGTAGTGCGATCGCGTATCATTGAGAATTGGGAATCTCAAGATGAGCCAGAGCATTTGAGGACTATACGAGATAGAATTCTCAGAAATGAGCAACGCGCACCTTATTTGCTGGAGTTGTATCAGCAGATTCAACAATATGGAGAAATAGCTACTAATAACAATGTTGAAATTAGTGAGTTACAGTTATCGGGGTTAGTTGTTAAACAACAAGGCAAGTTAAGAGTTTATAATTGCGTTTATCAAGAAGTTTTTGACCAGAATTGGATTGAAACTCAATTAAAAAATTTGCGTCCCTACTCTGAAAATTTTAAGTTTTGGATAGCTTCTGGTGGTGTCGATCGCTCTAGATTGTTGAGAGGAAAAGCCTTACAGGATGCTTTGGAGTGGGCAAGAGATAAAAATCTAAATTATCAAGATAAGGAGTTTTTGGCAGCTAGCCAAGCGAAAGAAACAGAAGAGGAAATAGCTGCATTGGAAAAAGAAGCTGAGTTAGAACGTGAAAGAAAAGATAGAGAAGCAGTAGAAAAAAGAAATCAGGTTTTGACTGAGGCTAATAAGAAAGCTCAAAGACGGATTAGTATTGGAACTATTGTTTTAATTTTGACTTTAGTAATTACAGCTATCTTAGGAATTCTGGCAGGGAGGGAAGTTGTAAAAGCGAGGAGTGCAGCAGAAGAAGCCAAGCAGGCTCAACAAGCGCAGAGAGAAGCAGAAAAAAGAGCAATAGCAGCGGCAAAGAAGGTTCAACAGGCTCAAGCAAAGGCAACAGTAGCGGAAGACAGAGCAACAAAGGCAACGCAGACGGTTCAACAGATTCAGCAGGAAGTTGCTTTGGCTACAGCAAAACTGAAAAAGGCACAACAAGACGCTCAAATCGCTAATCAGAACGAAAAAGTTGCCAAGCAGCGAGTTCAACAGGCTCAGCAGGAAGTTGCTTTAGCTACAGCAAAACTGAAAAAGGCACAGCAAGACGCTCAAGCTGCCAATCAGAACGAAAAAGTTGCTAAGCAGCGAGTTCAACAGGCTCAGCAAGAAGTTGCGTCTACCAAAATATGGATTAAACAAACAAAGCAAGAAATTCAAAATGTCTCACAGCTATCTGCACTAGGTGGAGAACTTTATAAAGCACAGAAGCAATCCGAGGCAGAACAAGCATGGAAACAGGCATCTCTGTCCTTTGAGATCCGAGACCTAAGATTAAAGCAAGCTATGTTGCTAAATAATATTTCAATAGCATATCAGCAACTTGGTAAGTTAACTGAGGCAAATAAAGCAGTTTCAGACAGTTTGAAGCTATTACAGACAGATGTAGATCAAAAAAACTCTACTGACAGATTAGTAATTCTTGCCCAAGCTTTAAATGCCAAAGGTCGTCTGCTCGAATCTCAAAAGAATATTAAAGCAGCTTTGTCTGCTTATACTGAAGCATTTAATAGCCTCCAGTCTTTAGGCAGCGATTTAACTAGTATCAATCCAGCTATACAGGTTTCTTTTGAGGATACTGTAGAACACGTATATCGGAGTCTAATTGGAGCACTTTTGCAAACTTCTAAAGAAACTGGATTTAATCAACAAAATCTTAAAAAAACTCGTCAACTTATAGAATCTCTCTTTTTGACTGAACTAAATAACTTTCGCAAATTAGCTCCTTTAAATGCTCATCTAAAAGAAATTGACGAGATTAATCCACAAGCTACAGCAATCTATCCAATTCTTCTTGATGACCGCTTAGATATTATTATTCACTCACCCCAGCAACCTCTACGTTATCACTCAACCAATATCTCTCAAAAAGAGATGAAAACCTTAATTAGCAATATGCAAAAATATGTGCAAAAATTTCGTGTTGAAACCAAAGACAATGTAGAGATGATGCTCTATTCTAAAAAACTTTATAGCTTGTTAATTAAACCTATTGAAGCTGATTTAATTAGAAGCCGCTCCACTAATTTGGTATTTATACTAGATGGTTCTCTGCAAGATATTCCCATAGCTGCTCTTTACAACGATGACGGAAAGCAATATTTAGTAGAAAAATATGCAATCACTCTCACTCCCGCTTTACAGATACTAGATCCCCAACCCTCTAGAAAAAAGCCTTTGATAGGTTTAATCGCCGGAATTTCTGAAAGTCAAAACAACTTCGCTGCAATGCCTGCTGTTAAAGAGGAAGTAGCAACAATACGACAAATAATAGTAGATAGTCATGTGCTGCTCAATAGTGCTGTCACTAGTACAGCCTTGAAAAAAGCTATTAATTCTTCCGCCTCAATAATACACCTTGCAGTTAATGGTCAATATAGCTCTAATCCAGAAGAGACATTTATTCTAGTTTGGGATAAAAGAATTAAGGAAAGGGATTTTGAACAGTTACTTTTATCAAGAGAAAAAGACAAATTCAACCCCATTGAATTACTGGTTCTCAGTTCTTGTCAAAGTGCTGAAGGTAGCGATCGGGTTCTCTTTGGATTGGGTGGAGTAGCCCTGCGTTCTGGAGTACGTAGTACTGTCGCTACCCTATGGGAAGTAAATGACAAATCAACCGCTGAATTTATGGGTGAGTTTTACAAGCAACTAATTAAACCTAGTGTTACTAAAGCTGAAGCCCTCCGCAATGCACAATTAATATTACTAAAAAGTGAATTCTTCAAAGAGCCATTTTACTGGGCACCATTTGTTCTAATAGGTAATGGATGATGAAAAAATCAACTCAATAACAAAACAAAGCATTAATAAATTTCCGTCAATCTAATCCCTATAATTTCGGCACTGCTATAATAAATGATTCGTTAAGCAGCCCAAGCCAAGTTAATTCAGTTACAGACAGTCTATTTGTTTAAGGGAAACATTAGATTAAAAATTTCATACCAAGGTCTTTTCACAGACCAAGTAAGTTCACAAATTGTGCCTTTGGGAGAATTGACTCCCCGTTGAAACGCTCCTCCAAGCTGCCGAGCAAGGTTTTGTGATAGCTGCGTTCCTATACCTTTATATAATGACTTAATACCAGAACCATTGTCCACCACGCGGATTAGATTTAACCCTTGCTCTTGTATGCAAATTACCTCAAGACGAGTTACCCCTACTGCATATTTACCAACATTAGCTAGCGCTTCTTCTAGGAATAGACAAAGTCCTCTCTTATGTTCGATGCTTAAGAAGCGACTGTCAATTGGCTCAAACTTAATAATCTTAATTTTTAGTGTTTTAAAGCAGGGAAATTCACGTTCTAGGGTATTTGAATAGACCTCATGAAGAACCTCATGAATTGGCTCTTCCAAATCCAGTTTTAGACCGTTACTAAGATAAAGATTATTGTCTTGAGTTAAGGTTTCTCGCCGTAAGAACTTATAGATTTCTCGCAATTCGCTATTCAAACGTTTAAGATTTGAGTACACCTGTTCCGATGACAATTGTTGCTTCTCAATTCCCCGTAACGTACTGGCAATACTTTGCAGCGGACTATTATGAATTTCGTTGAAGACTTTTTCAAGAACGAATTGACGCTCTTGAAGGCGTGTTTTCACATCTTGTTGATAGCGGTAAAATAATGAGGATGTTAATCCCCCTCCATTCATAATAAGAACAAGCAGTGATGGAACAACTGGAATCCACCAACCCATAATCAGCAATACATAGCAAGTACTAACTAATGTTGCGCTTGTAACCCCAAGCCCTAAAATAATCTTGAGCGGTGACAAAAATATTCGACCAAGGCTAATCCCTAAAAGTCCCCAGGCAAAAATCCAGACATACTCCCATCCATCAGTCCATACTTTTAAAAGTGGTCGCCCATCAAGAACTGCACTAACGATTTGGCTAACAGCATGGGCTTGAATTTCTACCCCAGACACTACGCTACGGTTAGCACTGTCAATTGCAGCAGTATTCACAGAATCTCCCGAACTAGACGCTGTAACCCCTATTAGAACGATGCGATCGCGAATCCAGTCAGGCGAGAAATTCCCTGCCTTAACATCTTGTAGCGATACAATCCGAAAAGGTTGCCGCCCACTGCGAAAACTAAGAAGTATTTGGTTTCCACCCGCATCTGCTCTAACATATCCTCCGAAATTTGGCAGAAATCTTGGCAATTCAGTGCCTCCAAAACGCATTGCCTGTGAATCCTGAATGCCATTTTCTAGAGAAAAACCTCTACTAGATAAATAAGTTTCTGCAAGACGGATTGGTAGAGAAAATTTATATCTTCCTTTTAAATCTGATGTACCCAGAAGGTTACGCCTTAGGTAGCCATCACGATCAAGAATGGTATCAACAAAGCCTACTTGATCGGGAGGAATTTCTGGTGGTGGGTTGGTTGTAAAATCCTTTAAATAGGGAAGGACTTTTTCAATGCCAATGATATTCTTGTTCTGTTTTAATTGCCTGACTAATTCTGTGTGACCTGGCTCAACAGGTAAGCCTCTAAATAAATCAAGACCGATCGCACTTGGCTTGTAAGTTTGTAATTTTGCAAGCAATAGTGCCAATTCCCCATCAGGTATTGGATAACTTTTAATGCTGCGAATATCTTCCTTATTAATGCCAACAATTAAAATTCGTTCATCTGTTGGTTCAGCAGGGCGTAATTTTAGAAAGTAATCAAATACACTGAGTTCTAGAGGTTGAAGAAATCCTAATAAGCGAGCAATTATGACAAGCGCAATCACAGATAGTCCTGGTAGTGCGCCTACTCGCCAAATGCCAATTTCCGCTTGAACCTGTCGCCAAATTTTTCTACTTACATATTTCACAGTCTTAGTCAATTAAACCTTCTTCTCTCGCTCGGATCTCAGTTTGAATTCGTATATTTTTACCAGCATCTGGATACACACCTAGAACATTCTGAAGTTGAGTCCAGTAGTTCCGAACAGTTCGTTCAGATACGTTCATATGCTCGGCGATCACCTTGTCCTGTAATCCCTCTTGGAAAGCTAACTTCAAAACTTCCAGCCACTCAGGGCTAAGCTCCAATCCAGAACGCATTTCCTTCGGAGTATAAATAAGCCCTTTGAGCGACCAATCTACCTTGGTTAACATTTCATTCACTGGCAAACTTTTGTTCACCACTGTAAAACCTCCTTCGTGAAGGCTAATAGAAGGTTTTAGCCGCACTAGAGAACGCGGATAGCTACTTTGCACAACAATATTTAGGGTTGGATACAGTTGCATTAAGCTTCTAAGAAGCTGCATACCAGTCTCAATCTGGGCCAGATCTCCAGGCATTTCTGGCATAGAAAGATCTGTAATCACCAGAGCAGGTTGAGAACTTTTTATTAATTCCTTTGCACTCTGTGCTGTTTGAGCAGTCAAAATTTCCGCATCCGGATACTGCTCCTTCAGGACACCTAGCGTACCTTGCAGCAACATTTCGTGATCGTCAATAACAACAATTTTGAGACTCACTGTTTTTCCAACCCAAAAGCGATCATTATGAACACCCCCAGTTCAAATAACTAGGGGGTCAGAAACTATACCTAAAGTGGATTACGCATCTTTAACAGCGACCACAAAAGATGTCAATGCTCGAATAAACACAACGATCACGATAATTATCGTGACTGCTGTTGCTGTGTTTGGAATTTCTTGAGGAATGTCAATGCCTGGGAAGCAAGACGGACTCTCAGCCTTGGAAGTATGAGTATAAGACGTGGGTGGAGCTTTACTCACAAGTTTACCTCTTATAAACGACAGTTCAGAACCAAGGTTGTTGAAAAACAGGAAAGTGAACCGAGGCAAACTAGGAATCTAGCGACAAATTACAAGCCTGCTCGGTCGTACTGTAACCTAAAATCTAACAACTTAAAATAATATTTAAAGCACCATGTCTCACCATGTCAACTATGGTGAGACAAAACTTAATGTTCAGCAAGACAACCTTCTTGGCTATGCGTATCAACCGTTACCAAAGATCGCCTATGCTTTGAACATCAAGAAACTATGAGCAGGCTTTCACCTGTAATTTGTCGCTTAATTAATAAGCTACAACAGCGAATTGAGCAAAGCATTTACCTTTTGTGCAAAGTTGATTGCACAAAAGTGCAAAGTTAATTGCACTTTTGTGCAAATCGGTTCGTAATTCATATTTCTCCTTAAACAACTCTTATGATCGCTGGAGGATTTGGAGTGATTGTCTGTGGCTTTGAGATGTTTGGAACTGGAGCATTGTCTGCTTGGGAATTTGAGGACTCATGCGATCGCCCTCTGCTTCTAAAAGGTATCAAAAATAACCTTCAGGTATCAGCTGCAATAAGCGGTCATCTCGCACCAGCCGCACCAACTATTGGTGCAGAATATACAGCAATGCACCTCAAAATGATATGAACATTGTTTGATGCCGTGGTGCCGATCGCACTGAGGCAATCATTGCAGGTGAAGATATCGTGACGAAGCCCCAGTGCTTTTATGACTTGATAGTTTTATTCCGGTATATTACACCGAACTCGATTTTCTAGTTCAGAGCCTCGCCAATTTTCTCTGCTAAATGCAAGAGAGATTTCTCCCGCACATGATCGGCTGCAGCGCGAATTGACTCAGCCAGTATCGTGTCGGTGTTTGGGGTTAGCTTTAACGCTCCCCCTAAATATCCCAAGCACTTGCAGTAATAGTCTGCTGGATTAAGCAGTGCCAGTCTCTTGACAGTCTGGTGATCGCTACTTTGAAATGCTGCTAGCGCCTTCTTGTGCAAATCGCTTTCTGGATTTCCCAAAGTTTCAAGAATGGCGTTAATAG from Scytonema hofmannii PCC 7110 encodes the following:
- a CDS encoding SH3 domain-containing protein, encoding MNSSSNPTNKQQGSIFENVKFTGGDSSTFNVGNTTQNVYQQQKLDFFEPNLEQYQPPKFISPQITSSLIEIINQQRLLVLGGSPDVDKAALAKHLAWCLKSTTPSQQLKVKEWYRSSDPQSIEVELRETQTTTVVFVLTQLSPQNIVGYNLSRVQSNAAESPHYVIVTTDTPFAAWRLPESARSFWQELEVEDVADSENLINKLPKESIHNWYYHQLNPREQLLAIGLSFFDGLFDDQFFAALEEVVESVWQRRDTSLRALDYCDLDNLRSFFNFTETTTQRTIVEVRFPKQRQILFKVAWGSHRRQILAALPILVNLVKNSVRHFERELYGSSVRCDQIRRVISETISDIGLIASDAVEDALLNIAADENITVQTVAAQAMASWRDDEKKELVVDENKYSQIDQQLFETLQRWQHEARINSLVDAILKKQDQEKSEKPLDYIRATIALTVSYAALYDPPDELSPKLCDLLKQLVSELNQLVRNRVFTHTLPRVVPQHLVKLRSILRGMLRVIDDSVLAVADSLALAYRFRPNDVLETLNLWNSECKRTRPERVLAKVTPREALLATVALTYGKIKCDQRVGPLTVQQAVEHLQNILSEELHPRVREVALFAIGLQAYRAFEQVEPQLQDLISEITQKERQEVADILTEIYLDQRAKLRNGDKYIEVDKKQYPVWLNSTRPSTSVERAMLRWAKNDQNAMAQQVATHASANFVKKLEQEEERQIKQLREGRDPLEREPKPVYADPIIVGGQPPQDWYLGKLIPWLATRNAENYRAAIRNLLPEGLRQRQLSREIMNFVLRKWNDAPDNDVKTISGRLKPGLWLAENLGWLAALGVGGVLTLVGVAAINLSKSPTITPSEPVAIDPSITISDRASVSDVDSLNFNTGKLTVRFSAGGTSDDRLSIRNQGKDVGQIGVSGSEVTYSGTVIGLFQGSKETEPMVINLNSNATLEAVQALLRNITYQNVANSVKLGLRIVEFQITDDGGIPSRKPLTRSIFVTNENTAPTLIAPNRQAVKENTSLSISGISINDPDSTRNFIITLSVNNGTIAVKDSILKGLTASDISNNNTKTVKIAGSSEKIKATLADSAAILYKGTNDDNLKIEINDGGKDIPANAKNTLVWPPKAQEAKTNSKDIQIAVNPANKTPVISISEPSKTVNEDENLTITGISIDDPDSPNLTVTLGVEHGTLTIKTNVNNGLVFSDISGNKTGTVTLTGSIAKIKTTLADSQAITYRGIQDFNGNDSLIIAVDDKGRGKTNKLNIVVNSVNDPPVLSISASINTPKQKPEQLPEASPSRKPVPNPFPSSNQNNNSTNATIAGEPGSKNIRSGPGTDYEKRHTAYPGDRIQIIGRGYDKEGYLWYKVYFPLSGAEGWIAGQLVKVDANAQPAP
- a CDS encoding AAA-like domain-containing protein is translated as MSGHPSPTRKILLLSANPSGISQLRLDEEMREIQEGLRRAHMRDRFSIDRAEAVRYRDIHRAILEYEPHIIHFSGHGSPEDGLLFESEAGQQKLVDAEALAGLFQLFADQVDCVVLNACYSKYQATEIAQHINYVVGMSQDIGDKAAIEFAVGFYDALGADKDYEFAYKLGCQLIRMAGIPEHLTPQLLQRKHSPPEEPPRSGYPINTSSALELEYPNGHVPLSSPFYIEHDGIESVCYETLVKPGSLIRIKAPKLMGKTSLLTRILAHGSLQNYQAVYLDFGGIDKSVLINLDRFLRWLCGRVGDELNLNNRVDDAWNIKILGSNDNCTAYFKKHILAQIDSPLVLGLDEVDRLFPYSEVVEDFFGMLRSWHEKGKISDAWKQLRLVLAHSTEAYIPLDIHQSPFNAGVPVELEEFNQQQVQDLAYLHGMKGNNALIEELRSMVGGHPYLVRLALYHIAAGKVTLEHLLQSATTEAGIYANHLRSLLDILQPIPELAQAMKKVVNSTVPVELDSIQIYKLHSLGLVHQQSNYVMPRCQLYREYFRRVL
- a CDS encoding CHAT domain-containing protein is translated as MAARISNFYQVGASLPVDAPSYVKRLADEEFYQKLKAGKFCYVLNSRQMGKSSLRVQTMQRLQASGTVCAAIDLTGIGKHKVTLAQWYGGIVYALVESCQLEDKFDFDWQTWWQKHQEVFDPVMCLRLFIEKVLLVKIEQQIVIFVDEIDRVLSQDFSLDDFFALIRFFQNQRVDNPAFERLTFALLGVATPSDLITDKTQTPFNIGEAIELHGFQIDEVEPLIKGLRLRFRDPQAVMKEILDWTGGQPFLTQKLCQFMVEESEKENPRTVEEVVRSRIIENWESQDEPEHLRTIRDRILRNEQRAPYLLELYQQIQQYGEIATNNNVEISELQLSGLVVKQQGKLRVYNCVYQEVFDQNWIETQLKNLRPYSENFKFWIASGGVDRSRLLRGKALQDALEWARDKNLNYQDKEFLAASQAKETEEEIAALEKEAELERERKDREAVEKRNQVLTEANKKAQRRISIGTIVLILTLVITAILGILAGREVVKARSAAEEAKQAQQAQREAEKRAIAAAKKVQQAQAKATVAEDRATKATQTVQQIQQEVALATAKLKKAQQDAQIANQNEKVAKQRVQQAQQEVALATAKLKKAQQDAQAANQNEKVAKQRVQQAQQEVASTKIWIKQTKQEIQNVSQLSALGGELYKAQKQSEAEQAWKQASLSFEIRDLRLKQAMLLNNISIAYQQLGKLTEANKAVSDSLKLLQTDVDQKNSTDRLVILAQALNAKGRLLESQKNIKAALSAYTEAFNSLQSLGSDLTSINPAIQVSFEDTVEHVYRSLIGALLQTSKETGFNQQNLKKTRQLIESLFLTELNNFRKLAPLNAHLKEIDEINPQATAIYPILLDDRLDIIIHSPQQPLRYHSTNISQKEMKTLISNMQKYVQKFRVETKDNVEMMLYSKKLYSLLIKPIEADLIRSRSTNLVFILDGSLQDIPIAALYNDDGKQYLVEKYAITLTPALQILDPQPSRKKPLIGLIAGISESQNNFAAMPAVKEEVATIRQIIVDSHVLLNSAVTSTALKKAINSSASIIHLAVNGQYSSNPEETFILVWDKRIKERDFEQLLLSREKDKFNPIELLVLSSCQSAEGSDRVLFGLGGVALRSGVRSTVATLWEVNDKSTAEFMGEFYKQLIKPSVTKAEALRNAQLILLKSEFFKEPFYWAPFVLIGNG